The following is a genomic window from Bacillus horti.
TCCACCAGTTGCCTGTCAGCTACTAAGCGACTTGGTTCTTACTTAGATCGGACTTGCACCGACTAGCAATTAACGGCTTGCTGGGCACGCATCATTAAAAAAAGAGGGAGAACCCTCTTTTAGTCTTTACATTTATTCACTTTTCATTGCTTTTCATTGCTTTTCATTGCTTTTCATTGCTTTTCATGACCTAGTATAGGTTTATCAAAAGCTCTAATCTACAAAAAATTCCTCTGGTCTTTCTGAACGATACTTAAAATGATATAAAATAGCTTCTACAATTCTCCTTGACGCTTCTCCATCGCCATATGGATTCGATGCCTGAGCCATCGACTGATATTCTGCTTCATTGGTAAGCAGTTCTTGAGCAAGCAGGTAGACGTTTTCTTCCTCTGTTCCAGCTAGCTTTAAGGTTCCTGCTGCAATCCCTTCAGGACGTTCAGTTGTGTCTCTTAAAACAAGTACAGGTACACCTAAAGAAGGAGCTTCCTCCTGTACACCCCCAGAATCAGTGAGGATCATATACGCCCTAGAAGCAAAGTTGTGAAAATCAATCGCATCTAACGGTGAGATCAGGTGAATACGCGGGTGATCTCCTAGCAGCTCTTGGGCCACCTCCTGCACAGCAGGGTTAAGGTGGACTGGATAGACGACCTGAATATCCTCATGCTCTAATACTAGCCTTTTGATGGCTCTGAACATTTGTCTCATTGGCTGACCAAGATTCTCACGGCGGTGAGCTGTCACCAGAATCATTCTAGACGTCCCTACCTGTTCTAGCACTTCATGCTTGTAAGACTCTTTAACCGTTGTTTTTAGAGCGTCAATTGCTGTATTACCTGTTATGAAAATACGATCCTTCGATTTATTTTCAAGTAGTAAGTGCTCTGCTGCCTGACTCGTTGGAGCAAAATGTAAATCTGTTAATACCCCTGTCAGCTGACGATTCATTTCCTCAGGGTATGGCGAGAATTTATTGTGTGTTCTAAGACCTGCCTCCACATGACCTACAGCAATCTGATTATAGAAAGCCGCCAAGCTCCCGATAAACGTCGTTGACGTATCACCATGTACTAAAACAATATCTGGTTTTTCGTCCTTCATAATCTGATCTAAGCCCTGCAAAGCTCGAGTGAAGATATCGGTTAAGGACTGTCTACTTTGCATGACATTCAGGTCGAAATCAGGTTCAATAGCAAAAATAGCTAGCACCTGATCAAGCATTTCACGGTGCTGAGCCGTGACCACAACAATCGAATCAATCTTATCCTCATGCTTTTTAAGCTCATGCACAAGTGGAGCCATCTTTATTGCTTCTGGTCTGGTACCAAAAATGGACATCACTTTTACTTTTTTAGACATTCGTATACTCCTTTTAGCTTGTTTGTCCTTCTCGTTGACTTTCTTATCTGTTTGTTGACTCACAAGCTGCTATCTCCTACTTATTTTGTACCGTATAAACGATCTCCAGCATCCCCTAGACCTGGAACAATGTAGCCATGATCGTTCAGCTTCTCATCAACCCCAGCCACATAAATATCAACGTCTGGGTGCTCCTCCTGCACTTTTTGTACCCCTTCAGGAGCCGCAATTAAACACATCAGCTTCATGCTTACAGCTCCCCTATTTTTCAGGGATTGAATCGCTGCTACAGCAGAGCCACCTGTCGCTAGCATAGGGTCAATCACAATGAAATCTCTTTCGCTTACGTCATTTGGAAGCTTTACGTAATATTCTACTGGCTCTAATGTTTCTGGATCGCGGTATAAGCCTACATGTCCAACCTTTGCCGCAGGAATAAGCTTCAGAATACCGTCTACCATTCCAAGACCAGCTCTAAGAATAGGGACTAAGCCTAGCTTTTTCCCTTCTAGCTTGTATGCTTTGCAGGTCGCTACTGGAGTCTCAACTTCCACCTCTCTAAGAGGAAGTTCTCTTGTGATTTCATAGGCCATTAGTGCTGATACTTCATCAACAAGCTCCCGAAATTCCTTTGTCCCTGTTTGTTTATCTCTAATATACGTTAGCTTATGTTGAATTAGCGGATGGTCGAATACGTATACCTTACTCATAGTGCACTCCCTTTATCTATATAATTTCTTATTTCCCTGGATACAGCTCATGCTTTTTACTAAGCTCTGCTACTCTAT
Proteins encoded in this region:
- the wecB gene encoding non-hydrolyzing UDP-N-acetylglucosamine 2-epimerase, which encodes MSKKVKVMSIFGTRPEAIKMAPLVHELKKHEDKIDSIVVVTAQHREMLDQVLAIFAIEPDFDLNVMQSRQSLTDIFTRALQGLDQIMKDEKPDIVLVHGDTSTTFIGSLAAFYNQIAVGHVEAGLRTHNKFSPYPEEMNRQLTGVLTDLHFAPTSQAAEHLLLENKSKDRIFITGNTAIDALKTTVKESYKHEVLEQVGTSRMILVTAHRRENLGQPMRQMFRAIKRLVLEHEDIQVVYPVHLNPAVQEVAQELLGDHPRIHLISPLDAIDFHNFASRAYMILTDSGGVQEEAPSLGVPVLVLRDTTERPEGIAAGTLKLAGTEEENVYLLAQELLTNEAEYQSMAQASNPYGDGEASRRIVEAILYHFKYRSERPEEFFVD
- the upp gene encoding uracil phosphoribosyltransferase; the protein is MSKVYVFDHPLIQHKLTYIRDKQTGTKEFRELVDEVSALMAYEITRELPLREVEVETPVATCKAYKLEGKKLGLVPILRAGLGMVDGILKLIPAAKVGHVGLYRDPETLEPVEYYVKLPNDVSERDFIVIDPMLATGGSAVAAIQSLKNRGAVSMKLMCLIAAPEGVQKVQEEHPDVDIYVAGVDEKLNDHGYIVPGLGDAGDRLYGTK